TCAGGCCGCCACCGGTGATATGCGCCATGCCGTGCACCGGCTGGCTCTTCATCAGCGCCAGCATGGGTTTGACGTAGATGGTGGTGGGGGCCATCAGCGCATCGGCCAGCGTCACGCCGCCCACGTCGAGGTCCAGCGGGTTGCCGGCGCGCTCGAGGATCTTGCGGATCAGCGAGTAACCATTGGAGTGCGGACCGGACGAGGCCACGCCGAGGATCACATCGCCCGCGACGATCTTCTCGCCGGAGAGCAGCTGCGACTTCTCGACGGCGCCGACGGTGAAGCCGCCCAGGTCGTATTCGCCCGGCGGGTACATGTCCGGCATTTCCGCCGTCTCGCCGCCGATCAGCGCGCAACCGGCCAGTTCGCAGCCCTTGGCGATGCCGCCGACCACGGCCACGGTGGTGTCCACGTCCAGCTTGCCGGTGGCGAAGTAATCGAGGAAGAACAGCGGCTCGGCGCCCTGCACCAGCACGTCGTTCACGCACATGCCCACCAGGTCGATGCCGATGGTGTCGTGGCGACCCAGCTGCTGGGCCAGCTTGAGCTTGGTGCCCACGCCGTCGGTGCCCGAGACCAGCACCGGCTCCTTGTACTTGCCGGAAAGGTCGAACAGGCCGCCGAAGCCGCCCAGGCCGCCCATGACTTCAGGACGGGAGGTGCGCTTGACCAGCGGCTTGATGCGTTCGACAACGGCGTTGCCTGCGTCGATATCGACGCCAGCGGCGCGGTAGGTGAGGGCGTCGGACATGGGGGCAACCCGGCGTTGGGAAACGTCGGATTGTAGCAGTGTGGGGACACACTTTCCTGAGCGGAGGCGTTGAACCGGGACACCTTCGATGGACGCTGCCGGACGGATTGGGCAGACTTTCGCTGTTCCCCACCCGGATATCGCTCCCCATGCGCCTGTCCCGCCTTCTGCTCATCTGTTTCATGCTGGGCCTCGCCCCGCTGCTGTCCGTACGGGCGCAGGGGCAGGTATCGCCGTACACCGTGGTCGTGTCCGTGGCCGACACCAGCGAGGCCGCGCGGGACGCCGCCTTCAGCGACGCGCTGGCGCAGGTGCTGGCACGCACTTCGGGCGGTCAGGACCTGAGCAGCAAGGCCGGCTACGCCGATGTGCTCAAGGGGGCCTCGGGCATCGTGCAGCAGTACCAGTACCAGCGCGCCGCGACCGGCATGGCGCTGCAGGTCACGTTCGACCAGGCTGCCGTGCAGCGCGCCGTGGCCCAGATGGGCGTGGCCGGCGGGGGCTCGCGTCCGCCCGTGCTGGTGGTAGTGCGCGACGAGGACGGCAGCATCCTCACCCGCGAGGCGCTGGGCACCTTGACCCAGACCGTCGCCGCCAAGGGCTTCAGCACCGTGCTGGCCGACCCGGCCAAGACTGGCGATACCCCGAATCTGACCAGCGCCGAGCCGGAGCAGGTGGCCGCGCTGGCGCGCCAGTACAAGACCGGCCTGATCCTGCTGGGCCAGATGCATGGCAATGCGGCGGACTGGGCGCTGATGTCCGGCGGCCCGCAGCAGAAATGGAGCACGCAGGGCGCCAACGCGGCAGCCGTGCTCACCGACGCTGGCAACGGGCTGGTTGATCGCCTCGGCAAGCAGCTCAACGTGATCGGTTCGGCCACCGTCGATGGCAAGCTGTGGGTGTCGCAGGTCGGTTCGGCCATGGATTACGCCAATCTTGTGGCGGTGCTGCGCAACGACCCCAACGTGCGCCAGGTCACCACGCTGAGCGCGCAGGGCGACGGCATGTTGTTCGCGGTCAAGGCCGGCCTGCCGATGGATGCGCTGGCCAACAGCCTTGCCGCGAGCGGCCGCCTCCTCCGCGGTGAGTCGC
This genomic interval from Dyella japonica A8 contains the following:
- a CDS encoding DUF2066 domain-containing protein encodes the protein MRLSRLLLICFMLGLAPLLSVRAQGQVSPYTVVVSVADTSEAARDAAFSDALAQVLARTSGGQDLSSKAGYADVLKGASGIVQQYQYQRAATGMALQVTFDQAAVQRAVAQMGVAGGGSRPPVLVVVRDEDGSILTREALGTLTQTVAAKGFSTVLADPAKTGDTPNLTSAEPEQVAALARQYKTGLILLGQMHGNAADWALMSGGPQQKWSTQGANAAAVLTDAGNGLVDRLGKQLNVIGSATVDGKLWVSQVGSAMDYANLVAVLRNDPNVRQVTTLSAQGDGMLFAVKAGLPMDALANSLAASGRLLRGESHSDADASLRWVH
- the purM gene encoding phosphoribosylformylglycinamidine cyclo-ligase, yielding MSDALTYRAAGVDIDAGNAVVERIKPLVKRTSRPEVMGGLGGFGGLFDLSGKYKEPVLVSGTDGVGTKLKLAQQLGRHDTIGIDLVGMCVNDVLVQGAEPLFFLDYFATGKLDVDTTVAVVGGIAKGCELAGCALIGGETAEMPDMYPPGEYDLGGFTVGAVEKSQLLSGEKIVAGDVILGVASSGPHSNGYSLIRKILERAGNPLDLDVGGVTLADALMAPTTIYVKPMLALMKSQPVHGMAHITGGGLKENIIRVVPDGLGIHIDASAIVLPPVFEWLMREGNVAREEMWRTFNCGVGFTVILPRDAVSAASELLATHGLKSSVIGEIVPAQGDERVHIG